A window from Triticum aestivum cultivar Chinese Spring chromosome 6D, IWGSC CS RefSeq v2.1, whole genome shotgun sequence encodes these proteins:
- the LOC123143584 gene encoding anthranilate phosphoribosyltransferase: MNSLLLRPLPSATTSGSLVGRVSPAAQRRPGAVAWPRDGRCRRGGVAAAGAWMEEAGTAVLEEAVRRNPALSESYRPAGLPRPNGTVLEAQGRVCTGPEQTRPLGEEQAMRVLDTILRSATGELKDEPVSSAQLGAFFAGMTIRANCFPEATQWSEGERRAMSLFWPHLVHVLPPEVKFIADPEGTIMGANGLTGPRYIGQGTAEMRLVGALREVLAGGHLGYEEIQCVLKDVLPFGSMGASSPSVSEALLAAFLIGQRMNRETDRELKGYCLAFDDELGPPPIADVNSLTHYGEPYDGNTRFFRSTLFVAAVRACYGEACLLHGVEWMPPKGGITEGQMLKFMGANTHLSPTQAKTLLEDKDTGFAYLNLQEACPPLYSIIGLREHIKKRPPLATSEKVQQFVRARGRESMVAGFYHVGYEDPLLMLMRRRTVHAGLVVKGEEGALSLTTKERSAHASKGIPVNHCSGFRTPSSANFSETDGISRESFRVAVNAQELGFKSTETPRTDKSVLKNLELGLSALGGDKGPAYDRIVLNAAMADHLLGCSGAQDINSALDRAREAIDSGNALRRLMNYIKISHKVS, translated from the exons ATGAACTCTCTACTTCTCAGGCCGCTCCCGAGCGCGACCACGAGCGGGAGCCTAGTCGGTCGCGTCTCCCCAGCGGCGCAGAGGCGTCCCGGCGCGGTGGCCTGGCCGCGCGACGGGAGATGCCGTCGCGGCGGCGTTGCGGCGGCGGGGGCGTGGATGGAGGAGGCGGGGACGGCGGTGCTTGAGGAGGCTGTGCGGCGGAACCCGGCGTTGTCGGAGTCCTACCGGCCGGCGGGGCTGCCCCGGCCCAACGGCACGGTGCTGGAGGCGCAGGGGCGGGTGTGCACGGGGCCCGAGCAGACGCGGCCGCTCGGGGAGGAGCAGGCCATGCGCGTCCTCGACACCATCCTCCGCTCCG CGACGGGGGAACTCAAAGACGAGCCGGTGTCCAGTGCACAGCTGGGTGCATTCTTTGCTGGCATGACAATAAGAGCTAATTGTTTTCCGGAGGCCACCCAATGGAGTGAGGGGGAGCGACGTGCCATGAGCCTATTCTGGCCACACCTTGTGCATGTTCTTCCTCCGGAGGTGAAGTTTATAGCAGACCCTGAAGGAACAATCATGGGAGCAAATGGTTTAACAGGACCTCGTTATATTGGTCAAGGAACTGCAGAGATGAGACTCGTTGGTGCTTTGAGGGAAGTGCTTGCTGGTGGCCATTTAGGTTATGAGGAAATTCAGTGTGTACTAAAGGATGTTCTACCATTTGGATCGATGGGTGCAAGTTCACCATCAGTTAGTGAAGCACTGCTAGCAGCATTTTTAATTGGACAGCGGATGAATAGGGAAACCGATCGTGAGCTAAAAGGATATTGTCTAGCCTTTGATGATGAACTAG GCCCTCCCCCAATTGCTGATGTTAATTCCTTGACACACTATGGTGAGCCCTATGATGGGAATACACGCTTCTTTAGGAGTACTCTGTTTGTTGCGGCTGTTAGAGCCTGCTATGGTGAGGCTTGTCTCCTTCATGGCGTTGAATGGATGCCACCTAAG GGTGGCATAACAGAAGGGCAGATGCTTAAATTCATGGGTGCAAACACACACTTGTCTCCTACACAGGCCAAAACACTATTGGAG GATAAGGATACTGGTTTTGCATATCTGAATCTCCAAGAAGCTTGCCCACCATT ATATTCGATTATCGGGCTCAGGGAGCATATTAAGAAAAGACCACCGTTGGCTACCTCTGAGAAAGTTCAACAATTTGTGAGA GCACGGGGAAGGGAGTCAATGGTTGCTGGATTTTATCATGTGGGCTATGAAGATCCATTGCTTATGCTTATGAGAAGGAGAACTGTTCATGCTGGATTAGTTGTGAAG GGTGAGGAAGGTGCACTTTCTTTGACAACCAAAGAAAGATCGGCCCATGCTTCCAAAGGGATTCCAGTGAACCACTGCTCAGGGTTCCGGACACCAAGCAGCGCAAACTTCTCCGAAACTGACG GTATTTCTAGAGAGAGCTTCAGAGTTGCTGTGAATGCTCAGGAACTTGGTTTCAAATCCACTGAAACTCCAAGAACTGATAAATCA GTACTGAAAAACTTGGAGCTGGGTTTGTCAGCGCTGGGTGGAGACAAAGGGCCTGCTTATGACCGAATAGTTCTTAACGCAGCTATGGCCGACCACTTGTTAGGCTGTAGCGGAGCTCAGGATATCAACTCCGCGCTTGACAGGGCAAGAGAAGCCATCGACAGCGGTAATGCTTTGAGAAGGCTCATGAACTACATAAAAATCTCGCACAAGGTGTCCTAG